A genomic window from Exiguobacterium acetylicum DSM 20416 includes:
- the perR gene encoding peroxide-responsive transcriptional repressor PerR, whose translation MLDDAVKSLRESGVRMTPQRHAILEYLTTGHTHPTADEIYRALEHRFPNMSVATVYNNLRVFREKGIVEEMNYGDASSRFDFVTTRHYHMICENCGKIVDFNYPVLDDVETVAAHLTGFKVDRHRLEVYGTCPDCQSNVQ comes from the coding sequence ATGCTGGATGACGCCGTGAAGTCACTTCGGGAATCAGGCGTTCGAATGACACCACAACGTCACGCGATTTTGGAATATTTAACGACGGGACACACGCATCCGACAGCGGATGAGATTTATCGTGCACTCGAGCATCGATTTCCAAACATGAGTGTGGCTACTGTATATAATAACTTACGCGTGTTTCGAGAAAAGGGAATCGTTGAGGAAATGAATTACGGAGACGCTTCAAGTCGCTTCGACTTCGTTACGACACGCCATTACCACATGATCTGTGAGAACTGTGGAAAGATCGTTGATTTCAACTATCCTGTGCTCGATGATGTCGAAACGGTTGCGGCGCACTTAACGGGCTTTAAAGTCGATCGTCACCGATTAGAAGTGTACGGAACTTGTCCGGACTGTCAATCGAATGTCCAATAA
- a CDS encoding DUF2614 family zinc ribbon-containing protein codes for MKKQRKNKINRARNLAMFLVFGGMLVMYGGLLLKQFEIIMVLLMLLGFVMVLASTALYFLIGLTSTKAAVVTCPNCGKETKVLGRVDLCMHCDEPLTMDPSLEGKEFDEKYNKHNKRAPR; via the coding sequence TTGAAAAAACAACGTAAAAATAAAATAAACCGCGCACGAAACCTTGCTATGTTTCTTGTATTCGGTGGGATGCTCGTCATGTATGGCGGCCTATTACTCAAACAATTTGAAATCATCATGGTCTTACTCATGCTTCTCGGCTTCGTCATGGTCCTCGCTAGTACTGCACTCTATTTCTTGATTGGTCTAACATCAACAAAAGCAGCTGTCGTCACTTGTCCAAACTGTGGAAAAGAAACAAAAGTCCTTGGTCGCGTCGACTTATGTATGCATTGCGATGAACCACTGACGATGGATCCGTCTCTTGAAGGAAAAGAATTCGATGAAAAATATAATAAACACAATAAACGAGCTCCCCGCTAA
- a CDS encoding nucleotidyltransferase-like protein has translation MEQATRTIYSEYAAYRETQGIIAVEKRQPRDSLTDQFDTLLVVITRDPEVEWTIKHYRLNTLKVSLHLVHEDVLSRWILLNANRRAIHWIAEGTIVFERNDYLVDLKRQLLNFPDEERHLQMTISFAKLLRRFQDGRNLFSRGHHYDAYTHVHHALHHLARLSVLEKGKHPETVVWEQARLDDPDVYKLYEQLLMSEETLDQRIHLALIGLEHLLQSKVLSGGRYLFEIMRERTVPWTMYELMEEERLQEVKVDLSSLIDFFMRKGLIRISYQTTKGAGVELVTYEPVV, from the coding sequence ATGGAACAAGCAACACGGACGATTTATTCGGAATACGCGGCTTATCGTGAAACGCAAGGAATCATTGCTGTTGAGAAACGACAGCCACGGGATTCCCTAACGGATCAATTTGATACGCTTCTTGTTGTCATCACAAGAGATCCGGAAGTCGAATGGACGATCAAACATTACCGGTTGAACACACTGAAGGTATCCTTACATCTTGTACACGAGGATGTGTTATCACGCTGGATTTTGTTAAATGCGAATCGACGAGCGATCCACTGGATTGCAGAGGGAACAATCGTGTTCGAACGAAATGATTACTTAGTTGATTTAAAACGGCAACTACTCAACTTTCCTGATGAGGAACGTCATTTACAGATGACGATTTCATTTGCTAAATTATTACGTCGTTTCCAAGATGGAAGAAACTTGTTCAGTCGCGGACATCATTATGATGCCTATACACATGTTCATCATGCATTGCACCATCTCGCGCGACTATCCGTCCTCGAGAAAGGGAAACATCCCGAGACAGTCGTCTGGGAGCAAGCGCGACTTGATGATCCGGATGTTTATAAACTATATGAACAATTATTGATGAGTGAAGAGACGCTAGATCAACGTATTCATCTTGCATTGATTGGACTTGAACATCTTTTACAGTCCAAGGTGTTATCGGGAGGGCGTTATCTATTCGAAATCATGCGTGAACGGACGGTACCTTGGACGATGTATGAATTGATGGAAGAAGAACGACTGCAAGAAGTTAAAGTGGATTTAAGTAGTTTGATCGACTTCTTCATGCGAAAAGGTTTGATTCGTATTTCGTATCAAACGACTAAAGGTGCAGGGGTCGAACTTGTGACGTATGAGCCGGTCGTATGA
- a CDS encoding SRPBCC family protein, producing MHTFRFETRVDTSKEQAWDFLSDAKALSRLTVFPQVKTSGDTRTRAGNTIRLRVGVPPLFVSWTSWIPFVEEYVFVDVGTKVPYPFRAWCHVHRVEERESGVYFVDEVTYASFLPAFIIEAFILKPMFKQRKNAILNHFQA from the coding sequence ATGCATACTTTTCGTTTTGAGACACGTGTCGATACATCAAAGGAGCAAGCGTGGGATTTTTTAAGTGACGCCAAGGCCTTAAGTCGATTGACGGTATTTCCGCAAGTGAAGACGTCAGGCGATACGCGGACACGAGCGGGAAATACGATTCGTCTGCGCGTTGGTGTTCCTCCACTATTTGTCTCGTGGACGTCTTGGATTCCTTTCGTAGAAGAATATGTCTTCGTTGATGTCGGTACAAAAGTTCCGTATCCATTCCGGGCATGGTGCCATGTGCATCGGGTCGAAGAACGTGAATCTGGCGTCTATTTCGTGGATGAAGTGACGTATGCATCCTTCTTGCCAGCTTTCATCATTGAAGCATTCATCTTGAAACCGATGTTCAAACAACGAAAAAATGCGATTTTGAATCACTTTCAAGCCTGA
- a CDS encoding metal-dependent hydrolase, whose translation MDTGTHIGMGLRLAAISTLHPDVAASTTMFAAVTTTALVGSHAPDFDTVFKFKGNSAYLRQHRGKSHGLIALLAWPLLLSIVIGTLFGIPPTSLWLMAQIAVALHVFVDLFNAYGTQALHPFKQSWIGWGVINTFDPYLFTMYYAAFGIWLLTRATIVIFPILIAIVIIYYAVQFKLRNDALATAARYYRGAHKLFISPGMKWDEWHVAARLRDEYSVVKINSGTVVECGNSRIKDEPHGDALYEIVKQNADLQAFLEFSKIHTYTVSRKDGIVEYRFTNLRYFTKEVYPFVAVVRIDAATQEIVSSYTGWVFSERTLQKKLFIPAL comes from the coding sequence TTGGATACTGGTACGCATATCGGCATGGGACTTCGTCTCGCCGCCATCTCGACGCTACACCCTGACGTCGCAGCGAGCACGACGATGTTTGCTGCCGTGACGACGACGGCGCTCGTCGGCTCACACGCACCGGACTTCGATACTGTTTTTAAATTTAAAGGAAACAGCGCCTACTTGCGTCAACACCGCGGAAAATCGCACGGGTTGATTGCCTTGCTCGCCTGGCCGTTATTACTTTCAATCGTCATCGGCACGTTGTTCGGTATACCTCCGACTTCATTATGGCTGATGGCGCAGATCGCTGTCGCTCTTCATGTCTTTGTCGATCTGTTTAATGCTTACGGTACACAAGCCTTACACCCGTTCAAACAATCCTGGATCGGTTGGGGTGTCATCAATACGTTTGATCCATATCTGTTCACGATGTATTATGCCGCGTTCGGGATTTGGCTACTAACGAGAGCGACGATCGTCATCTTCCCGATTTTGATCGCTATCGTCATCATCTATTACGCTGTGCAGTTCAAGTTGCGAAACGATGCACTCGCGACCGCTGCACGCTATTATCGCGGCGCCCATAAACTGTTCATCTCACCTGGCATGAAATGGGATGAGTGGCATGTCGCGGCACGATTACGCGATGAGTATTCCGTCGTTAAGATCAACAGTGGAACCGTCGTCGAATGTGGAAACTCCCGCATCAAGGACGAACCACACGGTGACGCCTTGTACGAAATCGTCAAACAAAATGCTGACTTGCAAGCGTTTCTTGAGTTCTCGAAGATTCATACGTATACGGTCTCACGAAAGGATGGCATTGTCGAATACCGCTTCACCAACTTGCGTTACTTCACGAAGGAAGTCTATCCATTCGTTGCCGTCGTCAGAATCGACGCCGCCACACAAGAAATCGTCAGCTCCTATACCGGCTGGGTCTTCAGCGAACGGACCTTGCAGAAAAAACTGTTCATCCCTGCATTATAA
- a CDS encoding glutamate-1-semialdehyde 2,1-aminomutase encodes MSTHTTRPTSEALYEIAQECIVGGVNSPSRSFKAVGGGAPVYMERGEGAYFYDVDGNRYIDYLAAYGPIITGHGHPHITEAITHAAQNGLLYGTPHRLEIDFAHKLQKAIPSLEKVRFTNSGTEAVMTTIRVARAYTGRELVVKFSGCYHGHSDLMLIAAGSGPATLGSPDSAGVTKATAKEVITTPFNDIESYRQIMEQWGDQIACVLVEPIVGNFGIVEPQPGFLAAVNEITHAHGALVIYDEVITAFRFTYGSAQELLDIRPDMTALGKIIGGGLPIGAYGGRKEIMEHVAPLGPAYQAGTMAGNPASMAAGIACLELLEQPGVYEQLDHLGALLEQGVLDAAKRHDVTITINRLKGAMTVYFTDETVIDYDGAERADSEMFGRFFKLMLEEGINLAPSKYEAWFLTTEHTESDITETIAAVDRAFARL; translated from the coding sequence ATGTCTACCCATACTACACGTCCTACTTCAGAGGCGTTATATGAAATCGCACAAGAGTGTATCGTTGGTGGCGTCAACAGCCCATCCCGTTCATTCAAAGCCGTCGGCGGCGGTGCACCTGTCTATATGGAACGCGGAGAAGGTGCTTACTTTTACGATGTCGATGGCAATCGCTATATCGATTACTTAGCAGCCTATGGTCCGATCATCACGGGACACGGTCATCCTCACATTACGGAAGCGATCACCCATGCTGCCCAAAACGGTCTTCTTTACGGCACACCACATCGTCTAGAAATCGACTTTGCACATAAACTACAAAAAGCAATCCCATCGCTTGAAAAGGTTCGTTTCACGAACTCTGGAACCGAAGCCGTCATGACGACGATTCGCGTCGCTCGTGCGTATACAGGTCGTGAGCTTGTCGTGAAGTTCAGTGGTTGTTACCACGGTCACTCGGATCTGATGCTGATCGCAGCAGGAAGCGGACCAGCAACACTTGGTTCCCCAGATTCAGCCGGTGTCACGAAAGCGACGGCAAAAGAAGTCATTACGACACCGTTCAATGATATCGAATCGTATCGTCAAATCATGGAACAATGGGGCGACCAAATCGCTTGTGTACTCGTCGAACCAATCGTCGGAAACTTCGGCATCGTCGAACCGCAACCTGGTTTCCTTGCTGCGGTCAACGAAATCACGCATGCTCACGGCGCACTCGTCATCTACGATGAAGTCATCACAGCCTTCCGCTTCACGTACGGCAGTGCACAAGAACTACTCGATATCCGTCCTGATATGACGGCACTCGGAAAAATCATCGGCGGTGGACTACCGATCGGTGCGTATGGCGGTCGTAAGGAAATCATGGAACATGTCGCGCCACTCGGTCCTGCTTACCAAGCGGGGACGATGGCAGGTAACCCAGCATCGATGGCTGCCGGTATCGCTTGCCTTGAATTACTCGAGCAGCCTGGCGTTTATGAACAACTCGATCATCTTGGTGCCTTACTCGAACAAGGTGTCCTTGATGCAGCAAAACGTCATGACGTGACGATTACGATCAACCGTCTCAAAGGCGCCATGACGGTTTACTTCACGGATGAAACGGTCATTGACTATGATGGTGCAGAACGTGCGGACAGTGAGATGTTCGGTCGCTTCTTCAAGTTGATGCTTGAAGAAGGCATTAACCTCGCTCCTTCGAAATACGAAGCGTGGTTCTTGACGACAGAACACACGGAATCCGACATCACAGAAACGATCGCAGCAGTCGATCGTGCCTTTGCTCGACTCTAA
- a CDS encoding DUF402 domain-containing protein: MSRFPKESSKIEIQSFKHNGSLHRVWEETLVLKSTEEELIGFNDRIMVSESDGRQWRTREPAICYFSTELWFNVICMIREDGIYYYCNLGSPSTFDEKDRAVKYIDYDLDIKVYPDMSYMILDEDEYEKHRREMNYPKAIDRILKDNVQILIQWIRSRKGPFNPAFVDMWYREYETRYRR, translated from the coding sequence ATGAGTCGATTCCCAAAAGAAAGTAGCAAGATTGAGATTCAAAGTTTCAAACATAACGGGAGCTTACACAGAGTTTGGGAAGAAACGCTCGTGCTGAAATCGACGGAAGAAGAATTGATTGGGTTCAATGACCGCATTATGGTCAGTGAATCGGATGGTCGTCAGTGGCGAACACGAGAGCCTGCAATCTGTTACTTTTCAACAGAACTCTGGTTCAATGTCATTTGTATGATTCGGGAGGACGGCATTTATTATTACTGCAATCTTGGATCACCTTCTACGTTCGATGAGAAAGATCGAGCAGTCAAGTACATTGATTACGATTTAGATATCAAAGTATATCCGGACATGTCCTACATGATCCTCGATGAGGACGAGTATGAGAAGCATCGCCGCGAAATGAACTATCCGAAGGCGATCGATCGTATTTTGAAAGACAATGTCCAAATCCTGATTCAATGGATCCGCAGTCGGAAGGGTCCATTTAACCCGGCTTTCGTGGATATGTGGTATCGTGAATATGAAACAAGATATCGGAGATGA
- a CDS encoding ABC transporter ATP-binding protein has translation MAFVKPYQKQILLTVFVGIIKFSIPLGLPLLYKYIIDNILTGNTMPMAEKSKQLAYLIGAGVFIFLIVKPPLEYVRQYLAQWSASKILFDVRNRLFDHVQKLSLRFYSNTKTGEVISRIINDVEQTKDFVVTGLMNLWLDMITIFIAIAIMWTIDPKLMLVAIIPLPFYALAVKFFYGRLRGLTRERSAALAELQGHLTERVNGMAVIRSFALEPHENKAFKHQNDGFLKAALRQTNWNARTYVVVSTITDFAPILIFGTAAFFVLNGQVSLGTMVAFIGYIDRLYAPLGRLVNSSTTLTQSIASMDRMFEFLDEPYDITEKPNARDPKDVRGNVQFENISFAYEEGGELAIDRLTLDVQAGERIAFVGMSGGGKSTLVSLIPRFYDVSAGRITLDGVDIRDLKLRGLRDQIGMVMQESILFSESVQMNIKMGNPEATDEEVIAAAKAANAHEFIERLPNGYHTPVGERGVKLSGGQKQRLAIARVFLKNPPILILDEATSALDLESEAMIQDSLARLAKGRTTFTVAHRLSTITDADKIVVIENGQITEIGTHEVLMQKRGAYFELYAIQNLELVE, from the coding sequence ATGGCATTCGTCAAGCCGTATCAAAAACAGATTCTCCTGACGGTTTTCGTCGGGATCATCAAGTTCTCGATCCCACTCGGACTTCCGTTGTTGTATAAGTACATCATCGATAATATCCTAACCGGAAACACGATGCCGATGGCGGAAAAAAGTAAACAACTGGCATACTTAATCGGAGCGGGTGTCTTCATCTTCTTGATCGTCAAACCGCCGCTCGAATATGTTCGTCAGTACCTCGCGCAATGGTCCGCGTCGAAGATTTTATTTGACGTACGGAATCGATTGTTTGATCATGTTCAGAAATTATCACTTCGATTTTATTCGAATACGAAAACCGGAGAAGTCATTTCGCGGATCATCAATGATGTCGAGCAGACGAAAGATTTCGTCGTCACGGGATTAATGAATTTATGGCTTGATATGATCACGATTTTCATTGCGATCGCGATCATGTGGACGATTGATCCGAAGTTGATGCTCGTCGCCATCATTCCATTACCATTCTATGCTCTTGCCGTTAAGTTCTTTTATGGTCGCTTACGTGGATTGACACGGGAACGCTCGGCAGCCCTTGCGGAACTACAAGGTCATTTGACAGAACGGGTCAACGGGATGGCGGTCATTCGTAGTTTTGCACTCGAACCACACGAGAACAAAGCGTTTAAACATCAAAATGATGGATTCTTAAAAGCCGCGCTTCGTCAAACGAACTGGAATGCACGGACGTATGTCGTCGTCTCGACGATTACGGACTTCGCACCGATCCTGATCTTCGGAACGGCAGCCTTCTTCGTCTTGAACGGACAAGTGTCGCTAGGAACGATGGTCGCATTCATTGGGTATATCGACCGTCTGTATGCGCCGCTCGGTCGTCTCGTCAACTCCTCAACGACGTTGACACAGTCGATTGCTTCGATGGACCGGATGTTCGAGTTTTTAGATGAGCCGTATGATATCACAGAAAAACCAAATGCACGCGATCCAAAAGACGTCCGCGGAAACGTTCAGTTTGAAAATATCAGTTTCGCTTATGAAGAAGGCGGCGAGCTAGCGATTGATCGTTTAACGCTTGACGTTCAGGCAGGCGAACGGATTGCTTTCGTCGGGATGTCAGGTGGTGGGAAATCAACGCTCGTCAGTTTGATTCCGCGCTTCTATGATGTGTCTGCCGGTCGGATCACACTGGACGGCGTTGACATTCGTGACTTGAAGTTGCGTGGTCTTCGCGATCAGATCGGGATGGTCATGCAGGAATCGATTCTCTTCAGTGAATCGGTCCAGATGAACATCAAGATGGGGAATCCGGAGGCGACGGACGAGGAAGTCATCGCAGCAGCAAAAGCAGCAAATGCCCATGAATTCATCGAACGGTTACCAAACGGTTATCATACGCCGGTCGGAGAACGCGGCGTCAAGTTATCAGGTGGTCAAAAACAACGTCTTGCGATTGCACGGGTCTTCTTGAAGAATCCACCGATTCTAATTTTGGATGAGGCGACGAGTGCGCTTGATTTAGAGAGCGAAGCGATGATTCAAGACTCGTTAGCACGTCTCGCGAAAGGGCGGACGACGTTTACTGTCGCGCATCGTTTATCAACGATCACCGATGCCGATAAGATCGTCGTCATCGAAAATGGTCAAATTACGGAAATCGGCACACACGAAGTCCTCATGCAAAAACGAGGCGCTTATTTCGAACTGTATGCGATTCAAAATCTGGAACTCGTCGAATAA
- the mutY gene encoding A/G-specific adenine glycosylase, translated as MTVVQEYFTNFNKTQFTTELIAWFLREQRDLPWRRTKNPYHIWISEIMLQQTRVDTVIPYYERFTKRFPTPHDLAEADQSEVLKHWEGLGYYSRVKNLQIAVQEVVEKYDGIVPDEKELFSQLKGVGPYTTGAVLSIAYGQAEPAVDGNVMRVLSRVLGIYEDIAAPKTRKLFEAAVYQLIDPADPSSFNQGLMELGAMVCTPKSPMCGLCPVQDVCFAYDRNAQEELPVKTKKGKTQIIPYDALVYEADGKIAIEQRAETGLLAGMWQYPLREAEEDRNGTLVGHVRHIFSHRIWEIAVYRVTEQPDQTVLVDQETYAKHPVSVAQMKIDRLLKGEI; from the coding sequence TTGACTGTCGTTCAAGAATATTTCACAAACTTTAATAAAACACAATTTACCACAGAACTGATTGCCTGGTTCCTTCGTGAACAGCGGGATCTCCCGTGGCGAAGAACCAAAAACCCGTATCATATCTGGATTAGTGAGATCATGCTCCAACAAACACGTGTCGATACGGTCATTCCATATTATGAACGCTTCACGAAACGTTTTCCGACTCCACATGATTTAGCAGAAGCGGATCAGAGTGAAGTCCTGAAACACTGGGAAGGCTTAGGGTACTATTCCCGTGTCAAGAATCTTCAAATCGCGGTTCAGGAAGTTGTTGAAAAATATGACGGAATCGTTCCGGATGAGAAGGAATTATTCAGTCAGCTGAAGGGTGTCGGTCCGTACACGACGGGAGCGGTACTGTCGATTGCTTATGGACAGGCAGAACCAGCAGTAGACGGAAACGTGATGCGGGTTCTCTCGCGTGTACTTGGAATCTATGAAGATATTGCTGCACCGAAGACGAGAAAGTTGTTTGAAGCTGCGGTTTATCAGTTGATTGATCCGGCTGATCCGTCAAGCTTCAATCAAGGCTTGATGGAACTTGGTGCGATGGTCTGTACGCCGAAGTCTCCGATGTGTGGACTCTGTCCTGTTCAAGACGTTTGTTTTGCATATGATCGAAATGCACAGGAAGAACTACCTGTGAAGACGAAGAAAGGGAAGACGCAAATTATTCCTTATGATGCTCTTGTTTATGAAGCAGACGGAAAAATCGCAATTGAACAACGGGCGGAGACCGGTTTGCTTGCTGGTATGTGGCAATACCCACTTCGAGAAGCAGAAGAAGATCGTAATGGAACGCTTGTCGGGCACGTCCGACATATCTTTTCACACCGGATCTGGGAAATTGCCGTTTATCGCGTGACGGAACAGCCGGACCAGACGGTACTGGTTGATCAGGAAACGTATGCGAAGCATCCGGTATCTGTCGCGCAAATGAAGATTGATCGACTATTAAAGGGGGAGATCTAA